Below is a genomic region from Pseudomonas frederiksbergensis.
CGACATGCAGATCCAGAAGTTCGCCCGTGCCGGCGAACGTACCTGGCAAGCACGCTATGCCTACGACTTTGCTAAAGTCGGTGTTCCAGGCCTGACCGCTGGCATCATCTACCTGCGTGGCAGCAACATCGACACCGCTGGCAAAGTCGGCAGCGCTCAGACACTGACTGGCGGCTACGGCAGCAGCGAGTGGGAACGTGACCTGACTCTGGCTTACGTGGTTCCACAAGGCCCGCTGAAGAACCTGGGCGTGGCGTGGAAAAACGCTATGTGGCGCAACGACATCCCAGGTCAGCGCGACCAGGATGAAAACCGTGTGATCGTCAGCTACTCGATCCCGCTGTTGTAATACCCAGGCGTTTGTAAGCCTGTCTAAAAAGCCCCGCCCGGCGTAAGCCTGGCGGGGCTTTTGTGTTTCAAGTCGGGCCCACCCCCGCAGGCCCGCCTTCACTTCCCTCTTTGCAGCAACTCAAGGCCTTCTCGAACCTTGGTTCCAAGACTGGTCTTCGTTGACGTATGCGTCCAGTGAACAGATGTTTAATATTCATTTATGATCTAAATAAATCGATATTTATTCTTTTTAATAAGCCGCAACACTAGGCACAGTAGGCTCATCACGCACTCACCAGGAGCAGCACCATGAGCCTCAGACTGGGCGACATTGCCCCCGATTTCGAACAGGATTCCAGCGCCGGCACCCTCCGTTTTCACGAATGGCTGGGCGATAGCTGGGGCGTGCTGTTTTCCCATCCGGCGGACTTCACGCCGGTGTGCACCACGGAGCTGGGGTTTACCGCCAGGCTCAAGGATGAATTCGCCCAGCGTGGCGTCAAGGCCATTGCACTCTCGGTCGACCCGGTGGACTCCCATCACAAGTGGATCGAAGACATCAACGAAACCCAGAATACCCTCGTCAACTTCCCGATCCTCGCCGACGCCGACCGCAAGGTCTCTGACCTCTATGATCTGATCCACCCGAATGCCAACGACACCCTGACCGTGCGTTCGCTGTTCGTGATCGATCCGACCAAGAAGGTGCGCCTGACCATCACATACCCGGCCAGCACCGGACGCAACTTCCACGAGATCTTGCGGGTAATCGACTCGCTGCAACTCACCGACAACTACAAGGTGGCCACCCCGGCTAACTGGCAGGACGGTGATGAAGTGGTGATCGTGCCGTCGCTCAAGGATGAAGACGAAATCAAGAAGCGCTTTCCTAAAGGCTACCGCGCGGTGAAACCGTACCTGCGCCTGACACCACAGCCCAATCGTTAAAGATCAAAGGATCGCAGCCTGCGGCAGCTCCTACGCCGATCTTTTCAGGTATCCACAAAGCAGGGGATTTCAGGCCGTTTCGACGGCCTTTTTTTTCGCGTGGGAAGCGCCTTTTTTGTATATTCATTTAAAGAATAAACAAATGAATAAATATGATTTATAGATATATAAATCAGCTGGTAAGGTCTGTCCATCGTCGCGAGATCGCACACTGCGAATCGCCAGAAATGCTTAAGGAATAGCCGCATGCTGGTTGTCTCACTCGGAGGAAGTCCCAGCCAACGCTCCCGCTCCGGGGTGCTGCTGGATCGCTCCCAACGCTGGTTACAGCAACAAGGCGTAGAAGTGGTGAGTTACCAGGTACGGGACTTCCCGGCCGAAGACTTGCTGCACGCGCGCTTCGACAGCCCGAAGGTG
It encodes:
- a CDS encoding peroxiredoxin, translating into MSLRLGDIAPDFEQDSSAGTLRFHEWLGDSWGVLFSHPADFTPVCTTELGFTARLKDEFAQRGVKAIALSVDPVDSHHKWIEDINETQNTLVNFPILADADRKVSDLYDLIHPNANDTLTVRSLFVIDPTKKVRLTITYPASTGRNFHEILRVIDSLQLTDNYKVATPANWQDGDEVVIVPSLKDEDEIKKRFPKGYRAVKPYLRLTPQPNR